Within Engraulis encrasicolus isolate BLACKSEA-1 chromosome 8, IST_EnEncr_1.0, whole genome shotgun sequence, the genomic segment GGCTTTGCAGTGAAATGTAacctcatcacccatcagagaacccatactggagacaaACCATatcagtgtgccacatgtggagCAGCCTTTTCACAACGCAGCACTTTAGTTCaccaccagagaatccatactggagacaAACCATATCATTGTGCCACATGTGGAGCAGCCTTTTCACAACGCAGCACTTTAGTTCACCACCAGAAAACCCATACTAGAGAAAGGCCTTttcagtgtgctacatgtgggaaATGCTTTGCAAAGAAAGCTAACCTCAACAGTCATCAgataacccatactggagaaaagccctatctgtgcactacatgtggaaaaggctttgcagTGAAATGCAgcctcatcacccatcagagaacccatactggagacaaACCATATCAGTGTGCCACATGCGGAGCAGCCTTTTCACGAAGCAGATCTTTAGTTCaccaccagagaatccatacagGCGAAAAGCCTTACAAGtgcaccacatgtggaaaaggctttggaCAAAAACATGATCTCCTAACacaccagagaacccatactggagaaaggcctttccAGTGTTCCACATGTGGAAAAAGCTTTGCaaaaaaaggtaaccttatcgTCCACCAGaaaacccatactggagaaaggccttatcagtgtgctacatgtgggaaATGCTTTTCAAAGAAAGCTAACCTCAATAGGCATCAGAAAATCCACATTGACAACAGCAATGCTCAACATGCGGAGCTGCTTTTCCAAAATTCGCCTCTTTAGCTGTtcaccagagaacccatactggagaaaggccttaccagtgtgctacatgtgggaaGTGCTTTTCAAAGAAAGCTAACCTCAATAGGCATCAGAAAGTCTACATTGACAACAGCTAACACTGGTGAACAAGACCTGCATTACTCTGAAGAACAGTTACAGAACATCTGCAGGTTGAGACTGGGGAACAAGACCtgtattaaaggtgcactatgtaacaTCTATATGTTGAGACTGGGTAACAGTATATCTGAATGTTTATAGGAGCCATTTTATTGTAAATTCAGTTGTATTGGGACTTCAGATATTCAACATAAATATTTGATTTAGTTTGACTACTGAAAAGTCACATTAATACAGTGGGTTATAAAGTGTGATATTAATGTTTTGCCCTAATCTCATATTACAAATATAAAGTAATTCCAGAGGGCTTTCAGACTAGAATTAAAATATAGACCCACAGAACCCCTATGCACATTTGAGTGCTTTTGTCCCTGATGATTTTAGATAGCAGTTTGGGTGAGGACAACTGATCATGGCCTCATCACACAACTTAACCATTTATTCACATTCAATAAAGCCAATGGCATTCATGTTTTGAATCATGCTAATTTTTTGTGTAGGTTGTTTATTATTAATTCTTCTAGTGTTTTGGATTACTAAGCTTACATCTGGCGCTGCACATGCATCGTAGCCTAGGCTAGCCGATGGCCCGAGGCACAATTGAAAAATCAGCAGAAAATGAATGTATCTTTAGTTGCTTTTAACGTCAACACATCAGAACTCAATATTTACCATTCATATCTGCACCAATTGACACGGTTTGATTTCGCCGAGCCTGCACGTTTACCTGACATCCACACCCTTACGTcaactctccttccttctctctcactcactctctctcactcacttactcaattGACAGAGCGAGGAGGAGGG encodes:
- the LOC134453953 gene encoding zinc finger protein 239-like, which produces MDDFLPEYWYKTKEEDHETDRLYMKEESLDMTRETESSLMEYNGDVAPIGEHQTAHTSTDQHQCTTCEKSFKTKHDLSKHRRTHVPGNTWEYATCGKGFAQNGSLIRHQRTHTGEKPYLCTTCGKGFAVKCNLITHQRTHTGDKPYQCATCGAAFSQRSTLVHHQRIHTGDKPYHCATCGAAFSQRSTLVHHQKTHTRERPFQCATCGKCFAKKANLNSHQITHTGEKPYLCTTCGKGFAVKCSLITHQRTHTGDKPYQCATCGAAFSRSRSLVHHQRIHTGEKPYKCTTCGKGFGQKHDLLTHQRTHTGERPFQCSTCGKSFAKKGNLIVHQKTHTGERPYQCATCGKCFSKKANLNRHQKIHIDNSNAQHAELLFQNSPL